A region of the Deinococcus psychrotolerans genome:
GACCACCACGCTCAGCGCTCCGAGTTTGGCGGCGTCCATCGCCACCACGTTCAGCCCGATCACCTTTACGTCGGGGTTCTGGAAGGCGGTTTTGCTGGCGGTCACGAAATCGCCCAGCCGGGTGCCCACCGCCAAAATCAAATCGGCGTCGCGGGCCAACAGATTAGCGGCCAGCCCCCCGATGCTGCCGACTGGCCCGGCGTTCTGCAGGTGATCCCAGCGCACCGCGCCCTTTCCAGCTTGCGACTCACAAAAAGGAATGCCGGTGGCCTCCGCCAGTGCGGCGAGTACGTCCTGCGCCCCGCTGTAGATCACGCCGCCGCCGCCCACGATCAGCGGGCGCTTGGCCGAGCGAATCAGAGATGCGGCCTGCTCTATCAATTCTGATTCCGGTGGCGGTCTACGGATGCGCCAGGTTCGTTCCGCAAAAAAGGTAGCGGGCCAGTCATACGCCTCGGTCTGCACGTCCTCCGGCAAGCTCAGCACCACCGCGCCCGTCTCGGCGGGGTCAGTCAGCACGCGCAGGGCTTCGGGCAGCGCCGACAGAAGCTGCTCGGGGCGCGAGATGCGGCTGTAAAACTTGCTGACGGGCCGGAAGCAGTCATTGACGCTCAGGTCGTGCTCGGTGGGATGCTCCAACCCCTGTAACACCGGATCGGGAATGCGGTTGGCGAAGTGGTCGCTGGGCAGCAGCAGCACCGGCAAGCGGTTGACGGTGGCCAGCGCCGCGCCGGTCAGCATGTTGGTGCTGCCCGGCCCCACGCTAGCGGTGCAGGCGTAGGTCGCCAGCCGATTGTTGTGGCGGGCAAACGCCGAGGCAATATGCACCATGCCCTGCTCGTTTTGCGGGCGGTAAGTGGGTAAGTTCAGGGCGTCGCCATATTCCTCCAGCGCCTGTCCCAGCCCTGCCACATTACCGTGACCGAAGATGCCCCAAACGCCGGGGATCAGCCGCTGACGCACCCCGTCTTGCTCGCTGTACTGCGCCGCCAGCACCCGAATCAGCGCTTGGGCGACGGTGAGGCGAATCGTTTTTTCTGTGTTCATTTTGAATCCCCCGCTGCATCCACTTGCTGCATCCATTCCCTCCCGAAATCCTGTACCCGCACCGTTTCCTGCTCCGCGCCCTGCTGAGCCTTGACCTGATCTTGATGGGGCACTTCGCCGAGTTCAACGCTCCGTTCTTCCAGCACTTCTCTGTATTTTGACAACTATTTTATGAGCGGCGCAGCGCACTCAGGACGCCCGCCGCGATTTCTTCCACGCTGGTGCTGGTAGTATCGCGCACCGGCAAACCCACACGCTGAAATAAGCGCTCGGCGCGGCGAACCTCGAACTCACACTGCTCAAGGCTGGCGTAGCGGCTGGCCGCCTTGCGCTGGGTGCGGATGGCGTGCAGGCGGCGCGGATCAATGGTCAGACCGTACAGCTTGCCACGGTGCTTTTCCAGCGGCAGCGGCAAGCTCTCACGCTCAAAGTCGTCCTCGGCCAGCGGGTAATTGCTGGCGCGGATACCGTGTTGCAGGGCTAAAAATAGGCTGGTGGGGGTCTTGCCCACCCGGCTGACCCCCACCAGAATCACGTCTGCCAACCCGTACTGCTTGTCGCCCACGCCGTCGTCGGTGGCCAGAGCGAAGTCCAGCGCTTCCATGCGCCCCAGATACGCGCTGGTGTCGTGCATGTCGTGGTAGCCGCCCACGGTACGTGCCGCCGTTTGCCCCAGCTCCACCTCCAACTCGTTGATGCCGGGGGTCAGCAAATCGAACAGGTGAGCCGGAGAAGCCTGCAACTCGGCCAGCACCTCCGGCTGGGTGATGGTGGTAAAGAGAATCGGGCGCTCTCCCGCCGCGCTCAGCGCCGTAACCTCCTGCGCCACCGCCCGCGCCGCCGCCACATCTGCGGTGAATGGCCGGGCAATATAGCGCAGCGGCTGACCCGGAAAATGCGCCAATAGAGCGCGGGCGATATTGTCGGCGGTCAGGCCGGTGTGGTCACTGACGATCAGCACCGGGCGGGCAGGCGGAGTGGTGGTGGGCATGCCTTCAGGGTGACAGGTTTGGGGCCGGGTGTCTCCCCGAGCGGAACAGCCCGCGTCCCGAACGCCCAAACCCGCTAAGCTGTAGGGGTATCCAACACTAATCCGGCTGCTTCCCGCACGTTATTGCCCATACCAACGGAGAAAACCCATGCAGATGACCAGAGCGTTCCAAACACTAAGGATGACCGACGTGGACACGGTGGGCGGCAAGAACGCCTCCATCGGCGAGATGATTCATGGGCTGGCAGCGGCCGGGGTGCGGGTGCCCGGAGGCTTTGCCACCACCGCCGACGCCTTCCGGTTGTTCCTGACTGAAAATAGAATCGAGGAAAAGATCAACGCCCGCCTCTCGGCGCTGGACGTGAATGACGTGGTGGCTCTCGGCGCTGCGGGCAAGGAAATCCGCGCCTGGGTGGAAGCGGCGGCGTTGCCCAAAGAGCTGGAAGACGCAGTCCACGCTGGTTATGAGGAGATGGCCCGCGAATCTGGCGTCACCGATCCCGACGTGGCCGTGCGTTCCAGCGCCACCGCCGAAGATTTGCCCGAAGCCAGTTTCGCCGGGCAGCAGGAAACCTTCCTGAACGTGCGCGGCATCGACAGCGTGCTGCACCATGCCCGCCTCGTCTTTGCTTCTCTTTACAATGACCGAGCCATCAGTTACCGCGTCCACCAGAATTTCGCGCATGCGGAAGTGGCGCTGTCCGCCGGGATTCAGCGGATGGTTCGCACCGATCTGGGCGTGTCGGGTGTGGCCTTTACCCTCGACACCGAGAGCGGCTACCGCGACGCAGTGCTGGTCACTGCCGCCTACGGTCTGGGCGAACTGGTGGTGCAGGGCGCGATCAACCCCGACGAGTTCTTCGTCTACAAACCCGCGCTGAAGGCGGGCAAGAAAGCGGTGTTGCGCCGCACTCTGGGCAGCAAGGCCCGCAAGATGATCTACGCCGACGGCGGCGGCGTGGACAGCGTGGACGTGTCTATAGAAGAGGCGCAGCGGTTCTGTCTCTCCGACGCTGACCTGACCGAACTGGCGCGGCAGTGTGTCACCATCGAAGACCACTACCAGCGCCCGATGGACATCGAATGGGGCAAGGACGGGCGCGACGGACAAATTTACATTCTGCAAGCCCGCCCAGAAACAGTGCAGAGCCGCAGCGGGCGCACGCTGGAACGTTTCGAGATAGAGGGCGGCGGCACGGTGCTGGTGGAGGGCCGCGCCGTGGGCAACCGTGTGGGCAGCGGCGTGGTGCGAGTGGTCAGTGACATCTCGCAGATGGCGAGCGTGCAGGACGGCGACGTGCTGGTGGCCGACATGACCGATCCCGACTGGGAACCCGTGATGAAGCGTGCCAGCGCCATCGTGACCAACCGGGGCGGGCGCACCTGCCACGCCGCGATCATTGCCCGCGAACTGGGTATTCCCGCCGTGGTGGGCAGCGGCGACGCCACCCGTATGCTCAAAAGTGGACAGGAAGTTACCGTGTCATGTGCCGAGGGCGACACCGGCTACGTGTACGAGGGCAAACGCAACTTCAAGATTCACCGCATCGAGCTGGACGCCATGCCCGACGTGCCGATGAAGATCATGATGAACGTGGCCTCGCCAGACCGGGCCTTCTCGTTTGCTGCGCTGCCCAATGAAGGCGTGGGGCTGGCCCGCGTGGAATTCATCTGCTCGAACGTGATTGGCGTCCACCCACGCGCCCTGCTGGATTACCCGGATGTGCCGGAAGACGTGAAGACCCAGATCGAGGAGCGCATCCGGGGCTACGCCTCGCCCCGCGACTTCTTCCGCGACAAATTGATGGAAGGGGTGGCCAACATCGCCGCCGCCTTCGCGCCCAAGCCGGTGATCGTGCGCCTGAGCGACTTCAAGAGCAACGAGTACGCCCACCTTATCGGCGGCGCGGCCTACGAGCCGCACGAAGAAAACCCGATGATCGGTTTCCGGGGGGCCAGCCGCTACCGCAGTCCCGACTTCGCAGCCGCCTTCGCGTTGGAATGTGAGGCGATGAAAGCCGTGCGCGACGACATGGGCCTGACCAATGTGCAGATCATGATTCCCTTTGTCCGTACAGTAGGCGAGGCCAAAACGGTACTGGAGATTCTGGAGAAAAACGGCCTCAAGCGCGGTGAGAACGAGCTCAAGATCATCATGATGTGCGAGATTCCCAGCAACGCCATTCTGGCCGAGCAGTTTCTCGAACTGTTCGACGGCTTTTCGATTGGCAGCAACGACCTGACCCAGTTGACGCTGGCACTTGACCGCGATTCGGGACTGGTGGCCGACCTGTTCGACGAGCAAGACCCAGCGGTGCTGGCGCTGATGGCGCAGGCGATCGCTGCCGCCAAAAAACACGGC
Encoded here:
- the iolD gene encoding 3D-(3,5/4)-trihydroxycyclohexane-1,2-dione acylhydrolase (decyclizing), whose product is MNTEKTIRLTVAQALIRVLAAQYSEQDGVRQRLIPGVWGIFGHGNVAGLGQALEEYGDALNLPTYRPQNEQGMVHIASAFARHNNRLATYACTASVGPGSTNMLTGAALATVNRLPVLLLPSDHFANRIPDPVLQGLEHPTEHDLSVNDCFRPVSKFYSRISRPEQLLSALPEALRVLTDPAETGAVVLSLPEDVQTEAYDWPATFFAERTWRIRRPPPESELIEQAASLIRSAKRPLIVGGGGVIYSGAQDVLAALAEATGIPFCESQAGKGAVRWDHLQNAGPVGSIGGLAANLLARDADLILAVGTRLGDFVTASKTAFQNPDVKVIGLNVVAMDAAKLGALSVVVDARTGLEALLGALVNYKVDAEYAREVTDLKTRWDAAVDEQRKDSGSTPPSQGSVIGRVNDVVGGHATVICAAGSLPGDLVRLWRAEDPKSYHVEYGFSCMGYEIPAGLGVKLAEPSRRVVVMVGDGSYLMMNSELTTAVAENLNLTVVLIDNRAFMSIRGLQMESGSPSFNNELRHRNPTTGRTDGAIVKLDFVQHARGLGAQASQAETLDALEEALNTAEREGGVQVIVVPVNLRERVPGFESWWDVPIAEVSGQAAVNATHASYRQNVAKQVRIFTPTQIEEKA
- a CDS encoding pyruvate, water dikinase regulatory protein, with protein sequence MPTTTPPARPVLIVSDHTGLTADNIARALLAHFPGQPLRYIARPFTADVAAARAVAQEVTALSAAGERPILFTTITQPEVLAELQASPAHLFDLLTPGINELEVELGQTAARTVGGYHDMHDTSAYLGRMEALDFALATDDGVGDKQYGLADVILVGVSRVGKTPTSLFLALQHGIRASNYPLAEDDFERESLPLPLEKHRGKLYGLTIDPRRLHAIRTQRKAASRYASLEQCEFEVRRAERLFQRVGLPVRDTTSTSVEEIAAGVLSALRRS
- the ppsA gene encoding phosphoenolpyruvate synthase → MQMTRAFQTLRMTDVDTVGGKNASIGEMIHGLAAAGVRVPGGFATTADAFRLFLTENRIEEKINARLSALDVNDVVALGAAGKEIRAWVEAAALPKELEDAVHAGYEEMARESGVTDPDVAVRSSATAEDLPEASFAGQQETFLNVRGIDSVLHHARLVFASLYNDRAISYRVHQNFAHAEVALSAGIQRMVRTDLGVSGVAFTLDTESGYRDAVLVTAAYGLGELVVQGAINPDEFFVYKPALKAGKKAVLRRTLGSKARKMIYADGGGVDSVDVSIEEAQRFCLSDADLTELARQCVTIEDHYQRPMDIEWGKDGRDGQIYILQARPETVQSRSGRTLERFEIEGGGTVLVEGRAVGNRVGSGVVRVVSDISQMASVQDGDVLVADMTDPDWEPVMKRASAIVTNRGGRTCHAAIIARELGIPAVVGSGDATRMLKSGQEVTVSCAEGDTGYVYEGKRNFKIHRIELDAMPDVPMKIMMNVASPDRAFSFAALPNEGVGLARVEFICSNVIGVHPRALLDYPDVPEDVKTQIEERIRGYASPRDFFRDKLMEGVANIAAAFAPKPVIVRLSDFKSNEYAHLIGGAAYEPHEENPMIGFRGASRYRSPDFAAAFALECEAMKAVRDDMGLTNVQIMIPFVRTVGEAKTVLEILEKNGLKRGENELKIIMMCEIPSNAILAEQFLELFDGFSIGSNDLTQLTLALDRDSGLVADLFDEQDPAVLALMAQAIAAAKKHGKYIGICGQGPSDHPALAAWLMEQGIDSVSLNPDSVLATWLHLAEGAKAGA